From the genome of Triticum aestivum cultivar Chinese Spring chromosome 3B, IWGSC CS RefSeq v2.1, whole genome shotgun sequence, one region includes:
- the LOC123070992 gene encoding L-type lectin-domain containing receptor kinase IX.1: MGISVAVPSLLLLSVALLLPPAAARFSFTYNFTAASDSAPSGISFQGDAFFNKFIRLTRDERVGPLTSSAGRAFFSRPIPLFDPVSRRPASFASAFSFSISAPEPSAASGDGLAFFLSPFPSVLPNRSAGGLLGLFNSSARNGGRSVVAVEFDTFRNDWDPSDDHVGIDLGGIASVATADWPTSMKDGRTAHAHVAYDAEAKNLTVALSYGDAPPTDVLLWYAVDLREHLPDAVAVGFSAATGEAAELHKVLYWDFTSSVDSKEQTVVLWVVLGLCGFLVVLVGAGIVWFVKEWRKTGECVPYVDIDDAMGYDELADEFIVQSGPRRFRYAELVAATKNFSEQRKLGQGGFGAVYRGFLKELGQEVAIKRVSKGSTQGRKEYAAEVRIISQLRHRHLVRLVGWCHEHRGDFLLVYELMPNGSVDQHLYGKGVHLTWPTRYDIALGLASALLYLHEECLQCIVHRDIKPSNVMLDATFSAKLGDFGLAKLVEHGSQPYTTVLAGTLGYLAPECLTTGKSSRESDVYSFGVVALEIACGRQPSEPTAEPSKARLVPWVWELYGKNALLEAADWRLKGEFDEKQMERLMVVGLWCAHPDYTHRPSIRQALNALKFEAPLPVLTPKMPVPTFFPLPDLAALVSSVGGASNTQNPGVTECESSGANAGKGSSVRDRLLEP; this comes from the coding sequence ATGGGGATCTCCGTCGccgtcccctccctcctcctcctctccgtcgccctcctcctgccgccggccgccgcgcgatTCTCCTTCACCTACAACTTCACCGCCGCCTCGGACTCGGCCCCATCGGGCATCTCCTTCCAGGGCGACGCCTTCTTCAACAAGTTCATCCGCCTCACCCGCGACGAGCGCGTCGGGCCCCTCACCAGCAGCGCCGGCCGGGCCTTCTTCTCCCGCCCCATCCCACTCTTCGACCCTGTctcccgccgccccgcctccttcgCCTCCGCCTTCTCCTTCTCCATCTCCGCCCCCGAACCCTCCGCCGCCTCCGGCGACggcctcgccttcttcctctccccgTTCCCCTCCGTCCTCCCCAACAGATCCGCTGGCGGCCTTCTGGGGCTCTTCAACTCCTCCGCCCGCAACGGGGGCCgctccgtcgtcgccgtcgaattcgacACCTTCAGGAACGATTGGGACCCCAGCGACGACCACGTCGGCATCGACCTCGGGGGCATCGCCTCCGTGGCCACCGCCGACTGGCCAACCAGCATGAAGGACGGCCGCACGGCGCACGCGCACGTCGCGTACGACGCGGAGGCCAAGAACCTCACCGTGGCCCTCTCCTACGGCGACGCTCCCCCCACGGACGTCCTTCTGTGGTACGCCGTCGATTTGAGGGAGCACCTGCCCGACGCCGTGGCCGTTGGCTTCTCCGCCGCCACCGGCGAGGCCGCCGAGCTGCACAAGGTCCTGTACTGGGATTTCACCTCCAGCGTCGACAGCAAGGAGCAGACGGTGGTGCTGTGGGTGGTACTAGGATTGTGCGGATTCCTTGTTGTGCTGGTCGGTGCAGGGATTGTTTGGTTCGTGAAAGAATGGAGGAAGACCGGAGAGTGTGTCCCCTACGTCGATATCGACGATGCAATGGGGTACGACGAGCTAGCTGACGAGTTCATCGTGCAGAGCGGGCCAAGACGGTTCCGTTATGCTGAACTGGTGGCAGCAACCAAAAATTTCTCCGAGCAGAGGAAGCTCGGGCAGGGCGGGTTCGGTGCTGTTTACCGGGGATTCTTGAAGGAGCTCGGTCAGGAGGTGGCCATCAAGAGGGTCTCCAAGGGGTCGACCCAGGGCCGCAAGGAGTACGCGGCCGAGGTACGCATCATCAGCCAGCTGCGCCACCGGCATTTGGTCCGGCTTGTCGGGTGGTGCCATGAACACCGTGGTGACTTCTTGCTCGTCTATGAGCTCATGCCCAATGGCAGCGTCGACCAGCACCTCTACGGCAAGGGCGTGCACCTCACCTGGCCGACACGGTATGACATTGCACTGGGCCTCGCGTCGGCCCTGCTCTACCTCCACGAGGAGTGCCTTCAGTGCATCGTGCACCGCGACATCAAGCCGAGCAATGTGATGCTGGATGCCACCTTCAGTGCCAAGCTCGGCGACTTTGGCCTTGCCAAGCTCGTTGAGCATGGCAGCCAGCCCTACACCACCGTCCTGGCTGGCACGCTGGGCTACTTGGCGCCAGAGTGCCTGACGACAGGCAAGTCAAGCCGAGAGTCggacgtgtacagcttcggcgtCGTGGCACTGGAAATTGCTTGTGGACGGCAGCCATCGGAGCCCACGGCGGAGCCGAGCAAGGCGAGGCTGGTGCCGTGGGTCTGGGAGCTTTATGGGAAGAATGCCCTTCTTGAAGCAGCGGACTGGAGGTTGAAGGGGGAGTTTGATGAGAAGCAGATGGAGCGTCTGATGGTGGTCGGGCTATGGTGCGCTCACCCCGACTACACGCATAGACCAAGCATCAGGCAGGCCCTGAATGCCCTGAAATTTGAGGCGCCATTGCCTGTGCTGACACCGAAGATGCCGGTGCCGACGTTCTTCCCTTTGCCTGACTTGGCTGCTCTGGTATCATCTGTTGGAGGTGCGTCCAACACACAGAACCCAGGCGTTACCGAGTGCGAGTCATCAGGGGCTAATGCTGGCAAAGGGTCCTCGGTGAGGGACAGACTTCTGGAGCCGTGA